In a genomic window of Glaciimonas sp. PCH181:
- a CDS encoding aromatic ring-hydroxylating dioxygenase subunit alpha, translating into MSKFEYVKDCWYPIGFSAEFPEGKLQGHKIANQPIVMWRSDKGEVVAFDDRCCHKRFPLSESKLLDSGRLECAYHGLCYDTSGKCIAIPSQPDKAIPPQVRLSVIPVTEQDGVVWVWPGKPENAHRLSPPRTPEIVDSTNLSIGSPEPLRVPANYLLLIENLLDITHFYPLHDGNIGDKENSRIPAEFEEGESEGQTYVKTTRRVDHYRQPPYLKEWFLYDDVERIHTHCMVSPGLTRVVMRVAPPGKLGTEEERGYTLLHLHMPVDERNLIWRWSVSCKDWHRTLSDPNMPTAKKVAEMFPEVVAQDQWALERQQKMMEYPDNGYSELFLKTDKALRRARQILMALQRKEREPQMTEVERAKVLDLDANT; encoded by the coding sequence ATGAGTAAATTCGAATATGTTAAAGATTGCTGGTATCCGATAGGTTTTTCGGCAGAATTTCCAGAAGGAAAGCTGCAGGGACACAAAATCGCGAATCAACCAATCGTAATGTGGCGCTCAGACAAAGGCGAGGTTGTCGCTTTCGATGACCGCTGCTGCCATAAACGTTTTCCGCTGTCGGAAAGTAAGCTGCTCGACAGTGGGCGATTAGAGTGTGCTTATCACGGACTGTGTTATGACACGAGCGGCAAGTGCATTGCGATACCTTCGCAGCCGGATAAGGCCATTCCACCGCAGGTAAGGCTCAGTGTTATCCCGGTCACGGAACAGGATGGTGTGGTCTGGGTCTGGCCAGGAAAACCGGAAAATGCGCATAGATTGTCACCACCACGCACGCCGGAAATCGTCGACAGTACCAACCTGTCTATCGGCTCTCCCGAGCCGTTGCGCGTACCGGCAAACTATCTGCTTTTAATCGAGAACCTACTCGACATTACGCACTTCTATCCTTTACATGACGGCAATATCGGTGACAAGGAAAATAGCCGGATACCTGCTGAGTTTGAAGAGGGTGAAAGTGAAGGGCAGACGTATGTCAAAACGACGCGCCGCGTCGACCACTACCGCCAGCCGCCTTACTTGAAAGAATGGTTTCTATATGACGATGTAGAGCGCATCCATACGCATTGCATGGTAAGTCCTGGCTTAACACGCGTCGTGATGCGGGTAGCGCCTCCTGGAAAACTCGGCACCGAGGAGGAACGCGGCTACACGTTGTTGCATCTGCATATGCCTGTCGATGAACGTAATCTGATATGGCGCTGGTCGGTGTCGTGCAAGGACTGGCACAGAACATTGAGCGATCCAAACATGCCCACCGCGAAGAAGGTCGCAGAGATGTTCCCGGAGGTTGTCGCGCAAGATCAATGGGCGTTGGAGCGTCAGCAGAAAATGATGGAGTATCCAGACAATGGATATTCCGAACTTTTCCTCAAAACTGACAAGGCGTTACGCCGCGCCCGTCAGATCCTAATGGCGTTGCAGCGCAAAGAACGCGAGCCTCAAATGACAGAGGTGGAGCGCGCCAAGGTGCTTGACCTGGATGCAAATACCTAA
- a CDS encoding PDR/VanB family oxidoreductase — MSKFLLKISRKYSIPHTEEDMSSHVMSEETLARPQPKTQSKINVLLRAITHLAENISSFEFVAGEGNMLPVFSAGSHIDVHLPNGIIRQYSLCNDASEQHRYVVAVLRDAHGRGGSKAMHDALRVGAQVTISVPRNHFALANGVSKHVFIAGGIGITPIMSMIAQARAQQHDFHLYYCARSPQRTAFLAELAPLIASGYVTLHYDGGELSNSLDLKAALRNYDPGTHLYYCGPAGLLNAVEAASAHWPAQALHCERFSGPAMPAAVLSCVPEAPEMSFDIELARAGKRFTVKPGQTIVDVLKANGIEVDVSCKRGYCGTCMTRYLSGKPHHRDSVLDEEDREEFVMICCSRAKTETLVLDL; from the coding sequence GTGAGCAAATTTCTGCTCAAAATATCCCGGAAATATTCGATCCCGCACACGGAGGAAGACATGAGTTCACACGTAATGAGCGAGGAGACGCTTGCGCGTCCACAGCCCAAAACCCAATCAAAAATTAACGTGCTTTTGCGTGCGATAACGCATCTGGCGGAAAACATTTCTAGTTTTGAGTTTGTCGCTGGCGAAGGAAATATGCTTCCTGTTTTTTCCGCCGGGTCGCATATCGATGTCCATTTGCCGAATGGGATCATCCGCCAGTATTCGTTGTGCAATGACGCTTCAGAGCAGCATCGGTACGTGGTCGCGGTGCTACGCGATGCGCATGGCCGCGGAGGGTCGAAGGCGATGCATGATGCGCTTAGGGTCGGTGCTCAAGTCACCATTTCGGTTCCACGCAATCACTTTGCACTAGCCAACGGCGTATCAAAACACGTTTTTATAGCAGGCGGCATTGGCATCACGCCGATCATGTCTATGATTGCGCAAGCGCGCGCCCAGCAGCATGATTTTCATCTGTACTACTGTGCTCGCTCGCCTCAACGTACGGCGTTTCTTGCTGAATTGGCGCCGCTGATCGCAAGTGGCTACGTGACACTACATTACGACGGCGGCGAGCTTTCAAATAGCTTAGACCTAAAAGCCGCGCTTCGTAATTATGACCCCGGTACACACTTGTACTACTGTGGCCCTGCGGGCCTTCTTAATGCAGTGGAAGCTGCGAGTGCTCACTGGCCAGCGCAAGCGTTACATTGCGAACGCTTTTCCGGACCGGCAATGCCAGCAGCAGTGTTGAGTTGTGTGCCGGAAGCGCCTGAAATGTCATTCGACATAGAGTTGGCCAGAGCCGGTAAGCGCTTTACGGTAAAGCCGGGCCAGACCATCGTCGACGTTCTCAAAGCGAATGGTATTGAAGTTGATGTCTCTTGCAAGCGCGGTTATTGCGGGACATGCATGACGCGCTATCTATCTGGTAAACCACACCATCGCGATTCCGTTCTAGATGAAGAAGATCGCGAAGAATTCGTGATGATCTGCTGCAGCCGCGCTAAAACAGAAACGCTGGTTCTCGATCTTTAG
- a CDS encoding DUF1302 domain-containing protein yields the protein MKKTMIQIVGAGACLMFVYGQAQADESDSLLKDIDYSLTSNVTAGIGVRTKSPSCTLTGDPNANGCGSSANTAQWANGDNGDLNYKKGQPYTAYASFTSELLMTMPSQGYKFLIRGTGMYDFAADHTQRTPLASDAKSQAVDSLQLLDFWAEKDFSIGNQNAHFRLGNQVINWGESYFASGGINATNSLDIQKLFVPGTQLKQALLPAPMLAFASSLPGGFSTEAYYQFQWNGNKYPPVGTYWSGSNTFGRGASPASINSQNFNVASIDAGTIAGPNSNNAQFLNGVNQNLLAGVYAGPPNNAVGGAYTTVLPGNRPQIGLKLGYKPPGADINFGFYYENYTDKSPVLSFLSNGVSQWSYLQNRSLFGVSTNFALGEWAIGSELSYRPHDAVAMSGCYGAGGLPDANTNAPAGLNCAAYKDFHKIQFDINGQLNMTKTSQPLLKLIGADLGVLTTELTVIRYPGVNANTQYNSTVNGQQVYQIAAAGYGAWLNNNSGTGYPIAAAQGTSNSVGLTIDFNATYDGTLIPGWQVTPGVTFYDAVSGYTPTFSANYESGAKSANFYVLFNQNPLKWQGGINFTAYWGGNAVSQPFSDRNVIGAFVTRNF from the coding sequence ATGAAAAAAACAATGATTCAGATAGTCGGAGCTGGCGCTTGCCTGATGTTTGTCTACGGACAAGCACAGGCAGACGAATCCGACTCATTACTAAAGGACATAGACTACTCGCTAACGTCTAATGTGACAGCCGGGATCGGTGTGCGGACCAAGAGTCCGAGTTGTACGTTAACCGGGGACCCTAATGCCAACGGCTGCGGCAGTTCAGCCAACACCGCCCAGTGGGCGAACGGCGACAACGGCGATCTGAATTACAAAAAAGGACAGCCCTACACCGCCTATGCCAGTTTCACCAGCGAACTGCTCATGACGATGCCATCGCAGGGATACAAATTTCTGATCCGCGGCACCGGCATGTATGACTTCGCGGCCGACCACACGCAGCGCACGCCGCTGGCGTCGGACGCCAAGAGTCAGGCAGTCGATAGCCTTCAATTGCTCGACTTCTGGGCCGAGAAGGACTTTTCTATTGGCAACCAGAACGCTCATTTCCGACTGGGTAATCAGGTCATCAACTGGGGCGAAAGCTATTTTGCTTCGGGCGGCATTAATGCCACCAATTCGCTCGACATCCAGAAACTGTTTGTTCCGGGAACCCAGCTTAAGCAGGCCTTACTGCCAGCGCCGATGCTCGCGTTTGCCAGCAGTCTGCCGGGCGGCTTTTCCACAGAGGCCTACTACCAATTCCAATGGAATGGCAACAAGTACCCGCCGGTCGGTACTTACTGGTCGGGTTCGAACACCTTCGGGCGTGGCGCAAGTCCTGCCTCAATCAATTCGCAGAACTTCAACGTCGCTAGTATTGATGCCGGCACTATCGCCGGACCGAATAGCAACAACGCTCAGTTTCTGAATGGTGTTAACCAGAATTTGCTCGCCGGGGTGTATGCCGGTCCGCCGAACAATGCAGTCGGTGGCGCTTATACCACGGTGCTGCCGGGCAACAGGCCGCAGATCGGGTTGAAGCTCGGATACAAGCCGCCAGGGGCTGACATCAACTTCGGTTTCTACTACGAGAATTACACCGACAAGTCGCCGGTGTTGTCTTTCTTGTCGAACGGTGTGTCGCAATGGTCTTACTTGCAAAATCGTAGTTTGTTCGGCGTCAGCACCAATTTCGCGCTGGGCGAATGGGCTATCGGTTCCGAGTTGTCGTACCGGCCGCACGATGCAGTGGCGATGTCTGGATGCTACGGCGCCGGTGGACTACCTGATGCGAATACCAATGCACCGGCCGGACTCAACTGCGCGGCCTATAAGGATTTCCATAAGATCCAGTTCGACATCAATGGCCAGTTGAACATGACGAAGACCTCACAACCTTTGCTCAAGCTAATCGGCGCGGATCTTGGCGTACTGACGACAGAACTGACGGTGATCAGATATCCTGGCGTCAATGCGAACACCCAATATAACAGTACCGTGAATGGGCAGCAGGTGTATCAAATAGCCGCTGCAGGATATGGCGCCTGGTTGAACAACAATTCCGGCACTGGTTATCCGATTGCCGCGGCGCAGGGTACGTCGAACTCAGTGGGACTCACAATTGACTTCAATGCGACCTATGACGGCACTCTGATTCCGGGCTGGCAAGTGACGCCGGGTGTTACGTTCTATGATGCGGTCTCTGGCTACACGCCGACCTTCTCTGCTAACTATGAGTCGGGTGCCAAATCGGCCAACTTCTACGTTCTGTTCAACCAGAATCCGCTGAAGTGGCAGGGCGGTATCAACTTTACGGCGTACTGGGGTGGTAATGCAGTGTCGCAGCCGTTTTCCGACCGCAATGTCATCGGCGCATTCGTGACACGCAATTTTTAA
- a CDS encoding LysR family transcriptional regulator yields MQETEVTVTLQQLETFFWVVNLGSFAAAAERLYATQSTISMRVRELEKSLGVELFDRTHRTAQLTPKGRELMDYAGRILDLSTELEHRISAPEAVSGSVRFGVAEVVTTTWLPELIKLIATRYPNVRLEIEEALTSELMDDLHEGQLELVLAPGHTRIRNFSTISLGTIAFAWMASPALKVEKRTYRPSELALWPVIGLQSKSFHYSAIEDWFQRDHVRCRYLARCKSLAVAASMTIAGMGVSFLPVRSYKDELTQGKLEIIDVELPLPPVEFIAAFPFGHSYSLARAVAELAQEVSDFDK; encoded by the coding sequence ATGCAGGAAACGGAGGTCACCGTGACATTGCAGCAGCTTGAAACTTTTTTCTGGGTAGTCAACCTTGGCAGCTTCGCGGCGGCGGCTGAGCGACTGTATGCGACCCAGTCAACTATATCGATGCGGGTACGAGAGTTGGAAAAGAGCCTCGGTGTCGAGTTGTTCGACCGCACTCATCGAACCGCACAGTTGACGCCTAAGGGTCGCGAATTGATGGATTACGCTGGCCGTATCCTCGACCTTTCGACGGAGCTGGAGCATCGAATCTCTGCGCCGGAAGCAGTGTCCGGTTCAGTCCGATTCGGCGTGGCGGAGGTCGTCACAACGACGTGGTTGCCTGAATTGATCAAGCTTATTGCTACACGCTATCCAAACGTCCGACTCGAAATTGAAGAGGCGTTGACTAGCGAACTTATGGATGATCTTCATGAGGGGCAATTGGAACTCGTGCTCGCACCGGGACATACACGGATACGAAATTTCTCTACGATATCGCTCGGCACGATCGCTTTCGCGTGGATGGCGAGCCCTGCGCTGAAAGTCGAGAAGCGCACCTATCGACCATCTGAATTGGCATTGTGGCCGGTCATCGGTCTTCAGTCCAAGTCATTTCATTACTCGGCGATTGAAGATTGGTTTCAACGCGACCATGTTCGGTGCCGGTATCTTGCACGCTGCAAGAGCCTTGCCGTTGCCGCATCAATGACGATTGCCGGGATGGGTGTTTCCTTTTTGCCGGTGCGTAGCTATAAGGACGAACTGACACAAGGAAAACTCGAGATCATCGATGTCGAGTTGCCGCTTCCGCCGGTCGAGTTCATTGCTGCGTTTCCGTTTGGACATTCATATTCGCTTGCCCGTGCTGTGGCTGAGCTGGCGCAAGAGGTCAGCGACTTCGATAAATAG
- a CDS encoding TIGR00366 family protein — MTTHKSLLQRCVGYCVYLFERLMPDPFVIVILLSVFTAVCALVFAPRGTPSNILAGWYKGIFGIFTFAFQMVLVLVTGYALANAPVIKAGLRRLSLLATGPCSAVVLVFTIGAVATFLNWGFGLVVGAMLAKQVAQRVRVDFAWLVAAGYSAWVIWAFTGLSSSIALSIASPGNPLNLVEQITHAVAPLSQTVFAAWNLIPGLVAMVLIPLIFILMRPADADIIAADPDALAAADEAAAKPVVRGNTPAGIVENSRICGLAFVLAGAAYLAMEWRQHGVSLDINTVIFIFLLAGLGLHGSPVRYVFAVTEAAKVTGPMLLQYPFYGGIMGIMSATGLADALASTYIHFASSTTLPFFSYLGSVLITLFIPSGGGHWAVQGPFTIPAAVTLGASIPGTSMAIAAGELAGSLLQPFWAIPVVAIAGIGVQRVLGFTLVIFLTIGSLFALSYLFIVPVFAAP, encoded by the coding sequence ATGACGACACATAAATCGCTGTTGCAGCGGTGTGTCGGATATTGCGTGTATCTTTTCGAACGACTTATGCCAGATCCGTTCGTGATTGTGATTCTGCTCTCGGTGTTCACTGCAGTGTGCGCGCTTGTATTTGCGCCACGGGGCACGCCATCGAATATTCTCGCCGGTTGGTATAAAGGTATTTTTGGCATTTTCACATTCGCCTTTCAGATGGTATTAGTGCTGGTGACCGGTTACGCGCTGGCAAATGCACCGGTGATTAAAGCCGGGCTACGTCGGCTTAGCCTTCTTGCGACTGGCCCTTGCTCGGCGGTCGTGCTTGTCTTCACCATTGGGGCCGTCGCGACTTTCCTTAATTGGGGTTTCGGTTTGGTCGTCGGTGCGATGCTGGCCAAGCAAGTCGCTCAGCGAGTACGGGTCGATTTCGCTTGGCTGGTTGCCGCTGGCTATAGCGCGTGGGTGATTTGGGCGTTCACCGGCCTTTCGAGCTCGATTGCATTGTCGATCGCCTCACCGGGCAACCCGTTGAATCTGGTCGAACAAATAACGCACGCAGTAGCACCCCTGTCACAGACGGTGTTTGCTGCCTGGAACTTGATCCCGGGATTAGTCGCAATGGTGCTGATCCCGTTGATATTCATCCTGATGCGACCAGCCGATGCAGACATCATCGCGGCAGATCCTGATGCTCTGGCAGCCGCTGATGAGGCGGCCGCTAAACCTGTCGTGCGTGGCAATACGCCGGCCGGTATAGTGGAAAACTCCCGAATCTGCGGGCTGGCGTTCGTCCTCGCAGGCGCTGCTTATCTAGCGATGGAGTGGCGTCAGCATGGCGTAAGTCTCGATATCAACACCGTAATATTTATTTTCCTTCTTGCCGGCTTGGGTCTGCATGGCAGCCCGGTCAGGTACGTGTTTGCAGTCACTGAAGCTGCGAAAGTCACCGGGCCTATGCTGCTGCAATACCCGTTCTATGGCGGCATCATGGGCATTATGTCGGCCACTGGATTGGCCGATGCCCTGGCGTCGACATATATCCATTTTGCATCGAGCACAACCTTGCCGTTCTTCAGCTATCTGGGCTCGGTGCTGATCACGCTGTTCATCCCGAGCGGCGGGGGACATTGGGCGGTGCAAGGTCCTTTCACTATTCCTGCAGCAGTGACACTTGGAGCCTCAATACCGGGCACCTCAATGGCGATTGCAGCGGGTGAATTAGCCGGAAGTTTACTGCAACCGTTTTGGGCTATCCCGGTAGTCGCAATTGCCGGCATTGGTGTGCAGCGCGTACTCGGGTTCACGCTCGTCATATTTCTCACGATAGGAAGCTTGTTTGCCCTAAGTTATCTTTTTATCGTACCCGTATTTGCTGCGCCCTAA